From Alteromonas sp. RKMC-009, one genomic window encodes:
- a CDS encoding ABC transporter permease — protein MMSPVPSTHCQQTFSGSDTDVHCLPEGTVRWYQLPFFKRLTSVVLLLISWQLAVAVFTPALLPAPSEVFIRLAEEWQGTMPLHLSQTLIRVAIAFSAAMILGTALGLAMGHNRKVDAWTDSLLTLMLNVPALVTIILCFIWFGLNETAAIIAVILNKAPNVAVTLREGARAIDPKLMDVARVYRLGRVRTFRKVYLPQITPYLIAAARGGLALVWKIVLVVELIGCSDGVGFQLSSYFQLFDITAILAYTLAFVTVVYGIEALVLRPLENRLSGWRKS, from the coding sequence ATGATGTCACCGGTCCCCTCGACACATTGCCAGCAGACATTCTCTGGCAGCGACACTGACGTGCATTGTCTTCCTGAAGGCACCGTGCGCTGGTATCAACTGCCGTTTTTCAAGCGGCTCACATCCGTTGTGCTTTTGCTTATCAGCTGGCAACTCGCCGTTGCCGTTTTTACTCCCGCTTTGCTTCCGGCTCCCTCTGAGGTATTTATAAGACTGGCAGAAGAGTGGCAGGGAACCATGCCTCTGCATCTTTCACAAACCCTGATCAGGGTCGCCATCGCTTTCTCTGCCGCCATGATACTTGGCACTGCACTGGGTCTGGCGATGGGCCACAACCGCAAAGTGGACGCATGGACTGACAGCCTGCTCACGCTGATGCTGAACGTACCCGCTCTGGTTACTATTATATTGTGCTTTATCTGGTTCGGTCTGAACGAAACAGCCGCCATCATCGCGGTCATACTCAATAAAGCGCCCAATGTCGCTGTCACGCTGCGTGAAGGTGCCCGGGCCATCGATCCAAAACTCATGGATGTTGCACGGGTTTACCGTCTGGGGCGGGTGCGCACTTTCAGAAAAGTGTATCTGCCGCAAATTACGCCATATCTGATTGCCGCTGCACGGGGCGGACTGGCGCTGGTGTGGAAAATTGTGCTGGTGGTTGAACTGATTGGCTGCAGTGATGGCGTTGGCTTTCAGTTATCCAGCTATTTTCAGTTATTCGATATCACAGCCATTCTGGCCTACACCCTGGCCTTCGTTACTGTGGTGTACGGTATTGAAGCGCTTGTTCTGCGCCCGCTGGAAAACCGGCTGTCGGGGTGGCGTAAATCATGA
- the exaC gene encoding acetaldehyde dehydrogenase ExaC — protein sequence MIYAAPGQQDSVVTFKEQYGNYIGGDWVAPVKGQYFDNVSPVNNEVFCSIPRSTAEDIELALDAAHKAKAAWGSTSTTERSNLLLKIADRIEANLEKLAVAETWDNGKAVRETLNADIPLSADHFRYFAGCVRAQEGSIGEIDNNTVAYHFHEPLGVVGQIIPWNFPLLMAAWKIAPALAAGNCIVLKPAEQTPASILVLMEVIGDLLPPGVLNVVNGYGAEAGQALATSKRIAKIAFTGSTPVGSHILKCAAENIIPSTVELGGKSPNIYFSDVMKHEDEFLSKCVEGMVLAFFNQGEVCTCPSRALIQEDMYDDFISLVIARTQQIKRGNPLDTETQVGAQASAEQYDKILGYLEIGKKEGAEVLIGGGPASIEGFNKGFYIEPTLLKGHNKMRVFQEEIFGPVVGVTTFKDEAEALAIANDTEFGLGAGLWTRDMNRAYRMGRGIEAGRVWTNCYHHYPAHAAFGGYKKSGVGRENHKMMLDHYQQTKNLLVSYDVNPLGFF from the coding sequence ATGATTTACGCAGCACCTGGACAACAAGACTCGGTTGTAACGTTTAAAGAACAGTATGGCAACTACATCGGCGGCGACTGGGTCGCGCCTGTAAAAGGCCAGTATTTCGATAACGTTTCACCGGTAAACAACGAAGTATTCTGTTCTATCCCGCGCTCTACCGCTGAAGATATCGAACTGGCGCTGGACGCCGCTCATAAAGCAAAAGCTGCCTGGGGTTCAACCTCAACGACTGAGCGCTCTAACCTGCTCCTGAAAATTGCAGACCGTATCGAAGCGAATCTGGAAAAGCTCGCAGTAGCTGAAACCTGGGACAACGGTAAAGCAGTTCGCGAAACCCTGAATGCCGATATTCCTCTTTCTGCTGATCACTTCCGTTATTTTGCCGGCTGTGTACGTGCACAGGAAGGTTCAATCGGTGAAATCGACAACAATACTGTAGCTTATCACTTCCATGAACCTCTTGGCGTCGTAGGCCAGATCATTCCGTGGAACTTTCCGTTGCTGATGGCAGCATGGAAAATTGCACCGGCACTGGCTGCAGGTAACTGTATCGTTCTGAAACCTGCTGAGCAGACACCTGCTTCAATTCTGGTACTGATGGAAGTTATCGGTGACCTTCTGCCTCCCGGTGTACTGAACGTGGTAAACGGTTACGGTGCTGAAGCGGGTCAGGCACTGGCTACCAGCAAGCGGATCGCAAAAATTGCTTTCACCGGATCCACCCCGGTTGGTTCTCACATCCTGAAGTGTGCGGCGGAGAACATCATTCCTTCAACCGTAGAACTGGGTGGAAAGTCACCTAACATCTATTTCAGCGATGTTATGAAGCACGAAGACGAATTCCTGAGCAAGTGTGTGGAAGGTATGGTCCTCGCCTTCTTCAACCAGGGTGAAGTATGTACCTGTCCTTCACGTGCCCTTATCCAGGAAGATATGTACGATGACTTTATCTCTCTGGTTATCGCCCGTACGCAGCAAATCAAGCGTGGCAACCCGCTGGATACTGAAACACAGGTGGGTGCACAGGCATCTGCTGAGCAGTACGACAAAATCCTGGGTTACCTGGAAATTGGTAAGAAAGAAGGCGCAGAAGTGCTTATCGGTGGTGGCCCTGCCAGCATTGAAGGCTTCAACAAAGGCTTCTATATCGAGCCTACGTTGTTGAAAGGTCATAATAAAATGCGCGTGTTCCAGGAAGAAATCTTCGGCCCTGTGGTTGGCGTAACAACCTTTAAAGATGAAGCCGAAGCTCTGGCCATTGCCAATGATACTGAGTTTGGTCTGGGTGCCGGTTTGTGGACCCGTGATATGAACCGTGCATATCGCATGGGTCGTGGTATTGAAGCTGGCCGGGTCTGGACCAACTGTTACCACCACTATCCTGCACATGCTGCATTCGGTGGCTACAAAAAATCTGGTGTAGGTCGTGAGAATCATAAAATGATGCTGGATCACTACCAACAGACTAAGAACTTACTGGTTAGCTACGACGTTAACCCGCTGGGCTTTTTCTAA
- a CDS encoding ABC transporter ATP-binding protein codes for MKIHIRHKAFAATTLISDLTIHTGENEIVALVGPSGAGKSTLLNIIAGLDKDFSGDITFDDQRPPGLMFQEARLMPWLTVLENVTLVAPPDHPDPTGEALSLLTLTGLELQAGKYPSQLSGGMSKRLALARAMMFKPGVLLMDEPFSSLDAPAAESLRQCVLSLKATSPFSIIYVTHDLKEAVAIADRVLILDANPMTLKHQEIITLPRPRYLHDKAVSDVCEPLYRAWPELLYGNADERKTM; via the coding sequence ATGAAGATTCATATCCGCCACAAGGCATTTGCAGCAACAACACTGATTTCAGACCTGACTATTCATACCGGCGAGAATGAAATTGTTGCCCTGGTGGGGCCATCCGGAGCGGGGAAAAGCACCCTGTTAAACATTATTGCAGGTCTTGATAAGGACTTCAGCGGCGACATCACTTTTGATGATCAACGCCCGCCCGGACTTATGTTTCAGGAAGCCCGCCTGATGCCCTGGCTCACCGTACTGGAAAACGTCACTCTGGTTGCGCCGCCGGACCACCCTGATCCCACCGGCGAAGCCTTGTCTTTACTTACCCTCACCGGCCTTGAGTTACAGGCTGGAAAGTATCCGTCACAGCTCTCCGGCGGTATGAGCAAAAGACTGGCGCTGGCACGGGCGATGATGTTCAAACCCGGCGTCCTTTTGATGGATGAACCCTTTTCGTCTCTTGACGCACCGGCTGCAGAAAGTTTGCGCCAGTGCGTGCTATCGCTGAAAGCGACTTCGCCCTTCAGCATTATTTATGTTACCCACGATTTGAAGGAGGCCGTTGCTATTGCCGATCGCGTACTGATTTTAGACGCGAATCCTATGACACTGAAACATCAGGAAATTATCACTTTGCCCCGCCCCAGGTATTTACATGACAAAGCCGTCAGCGATGTTTGTGAGCCTTTGTATCGTGCCTGGCCGGAACTGTTGTACGGGAATGCTGATGAACGCAAAACCATGTAA
- a CDS encoding ABC transporter substrate-binding protein, with protein MTSLFRILITACFLLFSGLTLAKETVRVGVLQYGTVNWEMQAIRNTGLQNNYDIQVEVVPLASTQALLVALQGGKVDVILNDWLWVARQKALSRDYRFAPWSTNGGQLVVRNDRNIHTLKDLKGKTLGIAGGKTNKNWVLYKAYIQQAAGLELGKDIQVKFAAPPMLNALVQQGELDGVINFWHFAAQLNAQGMHTLLTMQTLLNNSGIKAPVPLLGWVFSAAWASQHSKAINDFLAMSAEIRQRMQTDDSLWATLPAFTKYPAPAQPWLMDGFRTGAMTTTSPETQASLNAVFETLSRNQEENDVTGPLDTLPADILWQRH; from the coding sequence ATGACGTCACTGTTCAGAATCCTTATCACCGCCTGCTTTCTGCTGTTTTCCGGCCTCACTTTGGCCAAAGAGACGGTGCGCGTGGGGGTACTGCAATACGGAACGGTGAACTGGGAAATGCAGGCCATCAGAAACACTGGTTTGCAGAACAATTATGATATTCAGGTAGAGGTTGTTCCTCTGGCATCCACTCAGGCATTACTGGTTGCCCTTCAGGGTGGCAAAGTCGACGTTATCCTCAATGACTGGCTATGGGTCGCCCGTCAAAAAGCCCTCTCCCGCGACTACCGTTTCGCGCCCTGGTCAACTAACGGCGGACAACTGGTGGTGCGTAACGATCGTAATATTCATACCCTGAAAGACTTAAAAGGGAAAACCTTAGGCATCGCGGGTGGCAAAACCAACAAGAACTGGGTGCTGTACAAGGCATACATTCAGCAGGCCGCCGGCCTCGAGCTGGGTAAGGATATTCAGGTAAAATTTGCAGCGCCCCCCATGTTAAACGCGCTGGTTCAGCAAGGTGAACTGGACGGTGTTATTAACTTCTGGCATTTCGCAGCGCAACTTAACGCACAGGGCATGCATACCCTGCTCACCATGCAAACCCTGCTGAACAACAGTGGTATAAAAGCGCCAGTACCGCTACTTGGCTGGGTATTTTCTGCAGCATGGGCCTCACAGCACAGCAAGGCAATTAATGACTTTCTCGCCATGTCGGCAGAGATCAGGCAACGCATGCAAACCGATGACAGTCTCTGGGCGACACTGCCGGCTTTTACGAAATATCCGGCTCCGGCGCAGCCCTGGCTGATGGACGGATTCCGCACCGGTGCGATGACAACAACGTCACCGGAAACACAGGCATCGCTGAATGCGGTGTTCGAAACGCTTTCCCGCAATCAGGAAGAGAATGATGTCACCGGTCCCCTCGACACATTGCCAGCAGACATTCTCTGGCAGCGACACTGA
- the nosP gene encoding nitric oxide-sensing protein NosP, whose amino-acid sequence MSRQQAQLAVAQDIVSGVARAGSEQQDPVRAAAEIYRALAPCEPTCVVFYCCTRYPLELLARELSRYFPDITVIGCTSAGEITPLGYKKHSISAFGLSQSLFAVESVLIENLAAFTKSDADTLVDGMLNNLRKKAVTSSPIDKQCFALSLLDGLSVREELVINALSESLHEIPLVGGSAGDDQHFVDTQVFHNGKFYSDAAVFMLVNTACNFEVFSQHHLAPMQEKLVVTQVSPDLRVVQEFNAEPAALEYCRINNLKLEDLNSRTFAMYPLAVQIGDHLYIRSIQQVNDDLSLTFFCAIDAGVVLTQMTSPGLLSHTSMIFNLLEESVGEIQLLIGFDCIHRRAEIDEYQLEEDMSELYMEHNVIGFSTYGEQINGLHLNHTFTGVAIGYPRDQANPDLTLT is encoded by the coding sequence ATGAGTCGTCAACAAGCACAACTGGCTGTCGCGCAGGACATCGTCAGCGGTGTAGCCCGCGCCGGGAGTGAACAACAAGACCCGGTGAGAGCTGCCGCGGAGATCTACCGTGCACTTGCTCCCTGTGAGCCAACCTGTGTAGTTTTTTACTGCTGCACCCGCTATCCGCTGGAATTATTAGCGCGGGAGTTATCCCGTTATTTTCCGGACATTACGGTGATAGGCTGTACTTCTGCAGGTGAAATTACCCCGCTGGGTTACAAAAAACACAGCATCAGTGCATTCGGGCTGAGTCAGTCCCTGTTTGCTGTGGAATCTGTGCTGATTGAAAATCTCGCTGCGTTTACCAAAAGCGATGCGGATACGCTGGTTGACGGTATGCTGAATAACCTGCGCAAAAAGGCTGTCACGTCTTCACCTATTGATAAACAATGTTTTGCACTGTCGCTGCTCGACGGTTTATCTGTGCGTGAGGAACTGGTGATTAATGCATTGAGCGAGAGCCTGCATGAAATTCCGCTGGTCGGCGGTTCTGCCGGTGACGATCAGCATTTTGTTGATACTCAGGTATTTCATAATGGCAAGTTTTACAGCGATGCTGCGGTGTTTATGCTGGTGAATACGGCCTGCAATTTTGAAGTCTTCAGTCAGCATCACCTTGCTCCTATGCAGGAAAAGCTGGTTGTGACTCAGGTTTCGCCGGATTTACGGGTTGTGCAGGAATTTAATGCCGAACCCGCTGCACTGGAATACTGCCGTATTAACAATCTGAAGCTGGAAGATTTGAATTCCCGCACCTTTGCAATGTATCCGCTGGCAGTTCAGATTGGTGATCATCTGTATATCCGCAGCATTCAACAGGTAAATGATGATTTAAGCCTTACCTTCTTCTGCGCCATCGATGCCGGTGTTGTGCTTACCCAGATGACATCGCCGGGCTTGTTGTCGCATACATCAATGATTTTCAATTTGCTGGAAGAATCAGTCGGTGAAATTCAGTTACTCATCGGTTTTGACTGTATTCACCGCCGGGCGGAAATCGACGAGTATCAGCTTGAAGAAGATATGTCTGAACTGTACATGGAACACAATGTCATTGGCTTTAGCACTTACGGTGAACAAATTAACGGGTTACATCTGAACCATACCTTTACCGGTGTTGCTATAGGATATCCACGTGACCAGGCCAACCCAGACCTTACCCTCACATAG